The stretch of DNA CAGAGTTTCTCCACTTTCCTTTGCAGCTAAGGAAAAATAAtgttccatgttatatctttaacaaaaagaaatattctctactttagtttgtaaaaaataatgggaTTTTCTTTGAGCAGCCAAGGTCCACGTGTTGTCCATCTTCTGTAAGAAGACAGTCCCTCATTCCGGCCTAACATAAGAACAAATTATTGGTGAAAGCGACCGCAACATCAGCGGTATTTCTGCACCGAAAAAGCTCAATGCGATTCTTGACTGACTTTGAAAAAAAGTCACGGATAAACAGTACGCtgatttttggatatttttaGCCGTTTGATTTGCAACGAACGTTCGAGATTGATCGTTATAGTAGTGATAAAAAGTGAATATGCAGTCATGAATAATTGCTATTGGTAGTGTAGGTTttcttgtatattttttaccgaAAAGTTACATGACATCCTAAACAGCGACAACTACGCAACTTGTAGCATCCCATCTTTTCAATTATGCttattaatcaaaattttaattttttaccataaatttgaagttggttTTAAATCTCTAAGAATGCATAGATAAAGGTCTTAttcatctattatttttttgtttgcaagtaGAATTTCAGGGGCTAGCTGCATGGACTTCAggcgaaaaaaaatcagaaactatgtattttttctcatattacatgtatatataagtattctgAAATGGGTAAAAATAGACCTGTGCTACTGCTACAGGATGAGGGTGGCCACGCCCCCACCACACGGCACCGTCGACCCATGACGCATCCCCACACCATCACGCCTCCATCACTCGGTACCGCTCCAGTGCATTTGCGCACCAATTTTTCTCATTGCTTATCAAGCTAGTCTATTGATTTAATTCTTTTAATTCCtttgtactccctccctccgtttcatattatttgtcttattcaaaaaattatgaaaatatcctTGTGACTTTAATCcggacttgtcattttttatatttgcactaaatttttgaataagacgaatggtcaaccattaaaaaaaagtcaaacatcttacctGATataacggaggtagtagttctAAACGTTatacaaaaaattatgttaacTTTTTTGGTATTGTACATTTTGGTAAGAGTTTTACTagatgggagtaaaactcttCTGGTAAACACCAATTAAGATAATTAAGTGTACTAACACGGTAACCAATCATACGATGGCACGTTTGCTGCAGGACGAGGACGTGAGACAATGTAGGTGGTCGCGGTGCACCAAGTGGTGCCATGAATCCATCACATGGTTCGTGTAAATTTCTGAGAATTTCtgcagtacatatatatacaagcaaAATgagattaaatattaattattttatatttcatcaaaGACCGGACGTACATATGAACAGAAAAACCAGGTGGGCGGTGAACCAACTAAGAACCCAAAATTGTTGAACCAGATCCTCGAAAattaatgctttatttgaAAGCTCGGTCAAGGATCTGACTAGGAAGGACCTCCCTTAAATCCTCTGTCATATTGACAGTGTCGTTACAACATATAGAGTTATAGAAGAGTGGAACCCACGTTTTAGTGACCGTAAATTGACATTAGGCCCGACCTAGGGATGAGTTGTGCCTCTGCATAGGTGGCCCAACCCCAAGTATCCAAGGTATGGGCGTAGAAGCAGCTGAGgcctaggaaaaaaaatcatacaatGCAATTATGTTCAGTGTCGTGTCGTGACTATGGTTATGGTTGATATGGCAATTAGCTCGTTCTTCAAAGCAGATTTAAAGATCTCCAGTcattcaataaaatatttagatttcTAATGAACTCTCGACATCCTTGAAGGCATTCGATGCTGctgatctaaaagacaaatgCATGAaagttgcaaaaaaattcttcagATGGTTCCTCGGATGTTGATATAAATGACTTGATTTATGAGTTAATTAGTTGTTCTGCAGTTTACCCTGCCAGATAAGTTAATAGCTGCTATGGAGATTTTTGAGCTTGTGACATAAGCGGATTGTTATCCTAATATTTCTATTGCTTATCGGGTTCTATTCACTAGGCCTGCGACTGTGGCCTCAGCGGAAAAAATCTTTTCCAAGCTAAAATTATTGAAGAATTATTTGAGATTCATAATGTCCCAAGAAAGATTAAATGGTTTGGCAACTTTATGCATCTAGAAGAAATCATTAGATGAAATTGATATTGACGCCATCATCAATGACTTGGCATAAGCAAATGttagaagaaaattttaagcTAAGATGGACAACTTGCTTGATAAtaatatcttttatatattacaCTTACTTCAAACATTATCATATTGGATAAGTATTAAGGGGCCCATTTTTAACCTTGGCACCGGGCCTATAAATTGATAGGACCGGACCTGGATATGATGGTAGAGGATATGGatgcttatatatacatgcacaaAACGACTTTTCAGTTTGTTCTTTCGTTagattatattaaaattttcccATATAGAAATATACTTTGTTAGAGGATCACTCCTAGAGCAATGAGTCAGAGTCGTGACAGATCCCTTATAGGGTTTGGCACAAGAGAGTTAATCGTGAGAGTACACAAGCTGATATTACTGGAAAGTGAGAGGTGCCTTAGGATGGAAAGCGAAACAAGCAAGTAGTTAAACAGATTTGTACCGCTCAGGcgcgtaataccctactcctgcggTAAATGAATGTGTCCTACTTTTCCCCCTTAGGCTCAATCCTCCTTTTATACTTCTTGGGGTTGCTACGGTGATCGAGACAAAGCTTATTTacatagaaataattaaaaatcttCATTAATGAGATAGCTACAATATAGCAATTAATGCCCTTTGTGGCTAGCGGGGGAGCCATTAAATGCCTCCATATTGCTCTTGTGGACACGTCACGTTGCTATTCCCCATTCTTTTGACATTCTCCATGTGCATCCGCCTCTTAGCAATCAACACGATTCCCCAAGCCCGTCGTCTCTGTCATGTCGGAGCAAGGGGCACACATGATCCGAACCATCCTTGGTCGTGAAGCACGCATGCCATCGAATGCCTTGTCAGTAGTTTGCCTGACTATGATGGGTTTGGGACAGCAGGGCTTGCCCTACCTGTTCACCAGAGGAACATGGCAATAGGTGTTGGGCGTTGGCCACCTCGATGCCTTCTTTCCGCTTGACAGGTTGGGGCATTAGACTGCCTCGCCGCCCTGCATTTGAGTTGGCCCAGAGGGTGATCGCAGAGTTTAAGGATTACCTATCATCGAGAGGGGGGCCTATTTCGGATATCACCGATATACTCTCTTTATGTTTGAAAATTATTATCGTTTTGGACAATGAcatgtgattttttatatctacCTTAACACTATGATCTtctgttaatatatatatatatatatataatcattgtTTGCTTTTATTAAGATATTGTTTATGactcatatatacatattgtgtCCTAgtgttttaaattaaatattttaaaaaatattagtagtcaaagttttaaaagtataACTAGACTCttatccaaaacaaaaataattatggaaCTCGAGGAAGTCAATAGTGCTAGAGATGTAAACAAAATTAGAGAAAATTGTACACATGCTACCCCAAAAATTGCCGCTTTACAAATGTCACTGTAATGCTATtgtttttcaatctaaaactgttttagttattttttggTATGAACCAAATGATTTCCTGACCATTTTGATCCTATACCTGGAGACAGGAGGAGAAGAGCTAGCAATGAGCTTGTTGACAAATAAGCAGAGGGAAAATATAACTTAATAGATAAAGTCCAAAATGGAATTGCAACATCATGAATAATTGTAGTAGAATGCATATTACAACttcatattcttttttataatgGTAAACTTGATACTATATCATCCGATAGGCATCTCTAACAGTAACATCTTTTGGAGTGGCAGATGTCCGAATCTCCCTTTCTATAATTGTAATACTATAACCACTTCGCCAGTGCTTCCCATTTGCAAAAACAAGACACATAAGAATTCTCCTGAATCCATTAGCTGCTAGCCTGCTAGACACATTGGGCCATGTACTGTCCAGTGGAGATCAAATTTCATTTCATCAGGGCAACAAAATAGAGATGaccaaactatatatattgccaTTTTCCCACTGCTTTTTCCAAAGAGTGGTCCCTAGAAACAAAGCTAGGCCAAGAATCAGGTGATGCTGACACTGGAGAATAACTTAGCCTGCGAGGAGAAAGCAACACATCTGAATTGGCCACTGCTACGGCGTACCGTCGCAGCAGTATAAATAGGGCACACCCAGGTGTGTGCAAATCCACTCGATTTGCGTTTCCTGCGTGTGTTTCTCATGCACATGTATGGTCTTCTCCTACCTCCAGCAAagccaagcagcagcagccgccgccgccgccaccacgtcTCCCTACGGCGAAAACCGCCATGGAAGGAGGTCCTGCGAGCCTCGCCGTGCTCAGAGCCGCTCTTCTTGGCATGGCCGTCGTCCTGTCCATGGTGACCTGGGTGCCGCACGTGTACTCCTGCGCTAGGATCTTCCTCCTGGTGTCGCTCCCTTCCGCGGCTTccaccctcgcgacgccgaGGTGCCTCTTCGTCTTCTCCAACATCATCGTCATCTTCCTCGCCAACGAGTCGAAGCTCTCCGAGAGCGAGGGTGAGAGCTTCACTGATGACGCCATCGGATTTAGGGTTGGAGCTTTCACACCACCAGCTACTACTACCCAGGAGAACGACGTcgctgaagaagaagagaacatGAGTGAAGAACAAGAAGATGGCATGGCGATTCTACATGACGACCACGCCAGCCTGCAACAACGGCAGCGAGATGAACCTGAAGACGTGGACGCTGCATCGAGCATTCTCGTGGCCGAGGAACCAGGAGGAGAAGACGATGTTGTTCATCTCTGCGATGCAGAAACCGAGGAAGGAGAAGCAGTATCATCGCAGGacgagatgatgatgatgatgatgatggaggaagaggcgaccgaggaggaagacgcAGGCTTGCCAACTGATGAGCTGAACCGTAGGGTGGAGGACTTCATCGCAAGGTTCAACATGGAGAGGCAGCTCGAGGCAAGGATGCTggtctgctgctgctgaacgCCTGAACGTTGTACACATGTGCTTTTGTGTGATCCTTCTGAGACCATGTTCATGCATGCAATAAAATTACTGGCCTTTAAGCACTCTGTAATGGACTATGGATGGAATAAATGCTTTATCAAATTGCGAATATagttttgttgtttatttaaattgcataaattaaatctatttttgcatttttagAGGTGCCTAAATGATTTATTAAATTCATGATTCTCATCGTTCTAGTTGAACTTACAAGCGAATGCAATTTAAGTATTTAACAGATATTACCGATCGATTTTATATCAATTTATCTCTTAAAGTGTGAACTTTGTAGATAGTATTACATATATTAAACTGGTATGGAATTGGCACCATAATACTAATTTACCTGAGATCTTGATTAGGAAATGATAAAGCAGGTCGGAGTTACCTCTTGCATTTGTATGAAATCTACATAGATCAGACGCCATCTTAGAATATCCCTCTAGCTATATGAGATGCCCCGGGTAGGAAATACGGACGCACTCGTCCTcttcaatatattttgatttagtTTTCTACGTACAGTTTCAAATTCCATCCAAATTTGTTCATATTCTATCAACATTTTGATTCCAAATTATAATTGTTTTACATTAATTGtacaatatttgtttattacaTCCGTCCAAAATATAGCAGCCTCATCATTTCACTTTTTACTCAtgcttataagaaaaaaataaatttttaatcttaaaattcGAGTATATTTTGACATATTTTcgtcatattttattattcaaCCTTTGCATCTAGATCggtaagaacatgtatatacaagttttatttataaaatagtttttatttccaaatacgttgttttggtttttccatgcaaaacccaaacaatcatcccctaGCAACCTATGAGTATTTTCGAGAAACCAAGCATTTGAGTGAAAGCTCTAAACTGTCAATTAAGGATATTAAGAATACTAGGACAGTATGTGCATTTTGCCGGAACTAGTGTGGTGCTGGAGCTCACGAAAGATATTACGGGAAGCATAATAAGGATAAAAGTCACACtttacatattatatatagttatatttggAATACTATTTGAATTCAAagatagctatattttggaaggTAGGAAATAGCTAGGTTCTGAAGGAAAGTATTTGGTTTGTCTCCATGACCAACCTTCTTGGTATGTCACTTTAATTAGCCAAGTTGCCAAGGTCTGTAAtgtagaaattatatatattgcacaTGTATTTCCTTACACAAAAGAATAGGTgtaatgtatatgtatatatatagttagtgACAATCTAGCTTAAAACATCAACAATCCCAGGTGATGACAACCTTGATCCAAACAAGTTTGCTATATCCAAAGTTAGCCACCAATTATTTGAAAAGTTATCCACTTTTAAGTAGTGGAAATGTACAGGCCTTCTGAGAATCATATTCTccacaaaaagaagaaaaagactGACTATGAAGTCTGCAGAGAGAATCTCAAAGCAGTGGATATCCCTTTAACCCTTTACTTTAATCATAATTCAGCTGTATGGTCTTCTAagaattttcctttttgacGCCTTGCACGTGTCGCTTCTGACCAAGCTTCAGCGTTGATCATAATACATTGCTATAGCTCAAGGCATTTCAGACCAGATTAATTATACATATCTTCAGTATTATTTCAGCACATGCAAACATATCAGTTATTTTGCCAATATTAATTTACAATATAGTTAATTACTTCCTTAACAATATAGATTTACATACATAATTTTCTGAAttaattgttatatatttacataaaaattatttttaaaattaaattctgtGGGCATTGTATATGAgtatatgtaatatattttatgttttagataaatatttgtaaCAACTTGTACCTAATTATATCATGCGTGTCCCCTTGAAATTACCACAATTATTGTATAAAAGGAGAAAAACCTTCACACTCCGAATTGAAATACGAGCCTATGGTATACAAGTtacgaaatttttttattaaataaacctttttagcatgtaattttattactaaaccaccggataaattttttccaaaattgaaccttttggccGCGCCAGTAtgggtggcgtggcaagacaacgctgccacgtCGCCTGATCGGTATGGCAATGGCATGGCAAGCCGTTTCGCCACGTCATCGTTGGTGGcatgaccaaaaggttcatagAGTAAAAGTATTTTCCCcggagatttagtaataaaattatttattaaaaatgtttaaaaaataaaaaaaaattccattaaTGACAGTTGGACGTTGTAGATCATAGAAGCTGCGAATCACGTCAATAGCATTTTCGAAAGAGAAACAAGAAGCAGACAAACAGAATATATACCAAAAAGaaatcaataattttgttgCTTGGAATGACTTAACCGGTGAGGAAACCATAGAAAAAAGGTCCACTATAAATACCACTTGTCTGCATCATACCACTGCATGGTGTTGTGATGCTTCTTCTTCCCACACGGGGCTTCAATTCAATCAAACCTTCGTTTTCTCAAACCTTTCTGATCCACTTCGGTTAAACATGAACAAAATTAATCTTCATACTCCAAGCATCTCTTGTTGCCCTAATTAATCCTCCTCCACATGGTAATCTTGGAATGCCCCACATGTTCTCCATCATAAGgacatcttcttcctcctttcaCTCCGTTCCATCTCCTCCGCCGTTGCCGCGCCATGGTGCCTCTGTTTTCGCCAACATTAATATTTGAACTGAAAAGCCATGATTTTGACATACTATATATGATCGATGTACGCTAATACTACGTGCATAAACATTCATGTTTAGTAAATGTCCGCTATCCAATGTTCTAGTTTGATACATGGCAGTATAATGAAGTAGCTCAGTTAGTTAAATCTTTCAACGTGACcctatgtatttattttgcttgttacttactttattattcaaaaaattatgaaaatatcatttattttgcttgttacttacttattatcaaaagaactttaagcactacttatcattttttatatttgtactaaatttttgaattagaCGAATGCTCAAacattgtaacaaaaaaagtcaaacattctATATTACTATATGGGATATATAGATGTTAGCCAAATCCTAGTGCACAGTGATtgctagatatttttttcggaAAATTGTGATGTAGCCGTAGGAAGAGCAATAGGTATTTATGGAGTTGGTCACTAGGATATTCATGTTACATTCGTGGCATACGAACAGTTGTAAATCAATATTGTGCATGCTGAAATTGAGCCATCAGTTCTTTCTGTCACTCACGCCGGACGGAGGTAGAAGATGAACAGTACACACGTAAATGGCAAACTAGCTGAAGCAAATAAGAGCGGACTCACACACTTGTGACGACAAACGTCTTGTTCTCTTATTCACTTAGCAGCTAATTAACATATGCGAGTACACGGCTTAAATAGCCTTTGCTTACATGCACCAACTGTTGCCGAGCTTCATGTACACGCAAACGCTACCTGAATACATGTGCCACTAACTCCATCTACAATGAGACCCACTGGTTTAACTAGCTATGGTTGTACGTAACCCTACAAGTTCAGTctattggaaaagaaaaaaaatattacatcagAGAAATTACTTAATTTCCAACTTTTCGGagaaaaaattcagaaacttTAAATGAAATATTCAAACATAATTTGAATGAAAACGACAAAATTGAGGAGATTTGGCCTAGACTTTTGCCTGAACGCATGCAGTGCTATAGAAGCGGACCCTATAGGGTGAGATGCTGGGTGCCACGATGGACCGAACTGCCATGATCCATCCATGAAGTTTGTCTCAAATGTCATCGCCTTCAAGGGAGCTCTAGCACTGTTTGCTTATCAACGGATCATGAGCAAGAATAGGAAAGAtgggaagggagagaagggAACGTGACAGGGAATTGGGGATATCCTCAGTATTACTGACCAATTTTTACTCAATTTTACTTACTTTCGGGACCCACACGGACAGTCCACccaaaatttcagaaatttcgTTACAGGATTTCGAACCGGGACTATAGCACCCCAGATTCTTCGAAGCCCACAGTGGTTATGGTGAACCTTTTGACCACGTCAGTGTTGATGACGTGGTAAGACAACGCTGGCACGCAGTCTGGTCGGCGTGGTATACCGTGgcagtcttgccacgccaatgtCAGTGACAATGACATGGCAAGCCGTTTCGTCACGTCAATATTAGTGGTGTGGCCAAAAAgttcatacggtgaaaatattttccgaaggtttagtaataaaattatttattaaaaatgtttaaataataaaaaaaattcgcaCAATGGCTCGCCTCCTAATTGCTCTAGCCACCCAGACCAACTATATCCGGCAGCCCCAGCCGAGCGTTCTACCACCCATGCAGTGGCCATTGGAGTGGGTATTGGTGGTGCAGGTGATGCTAGACAACTACAAGTGTGGCGTGGACAGAGATGAATGGTAGCAAGCAGTGGCTaacctagaaaaaaaaatatcgagtcatatatatatatatatattataacacatataatattcttatttttaactagtaaaatgattaatataaactaaaacaaCTAAATATTAGAATTCCACCGGAATGCATGTAACCCTGGCTAGCACTGTAGAGGAACGCCCCTGGCAGCCGGTGTAGAAAGCGAACAGAGGGAGATGCTGGCAACCAGATTCAGTAAGAATGAGAGGACAGGAGAGGATGAGCAGGCTTCCCTCAGGAATTGGCAACAGTTATTACCTCATGATGGATGTGCATGGGTCGTGATCGTAGAAACAGCTTTAGAACATTCTGTTTGGTtcgaaaataaagaaaaaagtttACCAGAACAGTCAGTAATGCAAAGTAGCATTCCATCTTTAACTGTGTGATGTGAAATGGAATCGGAGTACTTGGGGCTCTCCGAGCAGTTGGGTCTTTCTACACGCTTACATAGAATGATTTCCTTCCTTTGCAAGTGTATGTACGTTCAGGTTTTTTAGTGGTCCAGCAATATAGTTTTGCTAGGCAGGTATTGCAAAAGTAAATATTCCTTGCCTGTGCACAACTTCCCCACGTAGTTTTCAAGGATGGCATATACAACTCTGAACAATATTCTTGAAGATCTTTTTTTCACTACTACACAGAAGCCATAGGTATCTATAAAGATACCGATTTTACAATCAGTACAAATAGAGGTTACtatgattaaataaatatttgatgatgtttttatcataatttcaaaacacaaaaattgaatacaaacaaaataattgttcATCCACACATATTAACAACATCGACACATCCACATGAAGAAATCCCCAAATATTGCATGAACTCATTCAAGATCCGGTTTCTACCAGGGATCATTGTCACCAAAGACCGCAATTGCTCCCTTGCTGGGATTGTGCCACGAGTTGCCATCGTCGCCCACGACCTTCGTTGTCTGCCATGAATCCCTTGCCCAAAGCAGACATCCCCAAGGTTCATCATTGTCATCGCACACCGGCCGCCATCTACACCGAGGCGTTGGGACAAACCAGCCCCAATCCACACCAAGGTCATCATTGTTGGATGCTAGGGTAGTCAACCTCATGGCATCTAGATTTGCCATCTGCCATGGTACACAATGTGGGATTTAGTGGCCAGACACCAGGGATCAGAAGAGCGAAGGGAAAGCCATCCTAGCAGTGGTCAGGAGGTGAAGGTGGATGGATAGGTGAGACTAGAGAGAAAGGTTGATGCGCGATGGAGGTTGCGACGAGGAGACGGGTAGTGGAATGGGGACGGTCGTGACACGGATGGACGGCCATGGACTTCGACGCTTACAAAATCACCTAGGATGCTTCATAGGCTCAACTCCATAATAAAGGGTGCCAGTCTTTCCCAAAAAATCTATCACGTACAATATATTATTGATGTTGgggtttttttagaaaacagCATGTATAGTTATTATTGCTGGTTTTGTCAAGAACCGATACGAATAACATATTACAAGTacggtttttattttatacccACATGGGAGGGTTTGGAGGATGGTAATTAAATGGCTCATCGGTGTTGGTTCTTTAGAACCGATACATCTGAGATGTTCCCTATCCTGGGTTTTGTAGTAttgttttttgagaaaattgttGATACAAAATTGATATGACCAATCGCTCAAAGAAAAGTCTTTGCAGTCAACTTGGCTCTTCCATGGTTTCCAACTAAGAATTCAGTTTAATCAGGAGCTGGGGATTAGATTTGATGGCACTGTGCTCGGAAGTAGTACAAAAAATCTGACACAGCAAATTATGCTGCAAAAAATGTACAATGCAGTGAGAACTTTGACTGCTCCATTGAGTATGCTGCAAAAAATGTACAATGCAGTGAGAAATCTGACACAGCTTGGAGCATGATTGTTGTTtatcccccccccctccccatTGAGTATGTGTATTCTTACGTACGTTGCATGAAtagtaattattatatgttgagcataattaattgtGGTCTATGCAAGTGTACATCTGTGTGCATATTATGAGTGCATGCGTATACAGCCCCTGGCCTGAATAACGAAATCAAACTTAGGAGGAATCCGATCCCTATCCCCATCCTCGCCAAGTCCCCAACCCCAAATGGCGCTCCGTTTTCCCTAAAATGAACTAGATACTTAAATACCAACTAACAAGTAATAAACATTCACTGTAACTAACCGAGAGGAGGCCACCAACGAAACCACTCCATAGTCCCAACGGACACCGGCGAGGGCCGCAGGCGGTGACAAGGATCGGCAAGAGGGAGGGGCGGAGGGCGTCAGGTGGTGGAGGGCATCATGCCGGTGTCTGTGAGAGGGAGGGGTAGCGGGTCGCGGACAGCGAAGGACGGACGGTAGGCAGCGGAGGTCGCAACACTGGTGTCTACGTGAGGGAGGGTGAAGGGCGGCGGCATGTGGTGGTGGAGGGCAGAGTGCGGTGGGCGGAGGTATGCCGCGTGCGGCGAGCGGAGGGCAAGGTTGAATGACAGAATGTGTAAATGAGTGAGTTGAGTGTTGAGAGAGATATAACTAGTGTTTACTATTCAAATGTGCCAAAGGCCCAATAGATTGTGTTAGCAATGGCCCAA from Oryza brachyantha chromosome 12, ObraRS2, whole genome shotgun sequence encodes:
- the LOC102716362 gene encoding uncharacterized protein LOC102716362; translation: MEGGPASLAVLRAALLGMAVVLSMVTWVPHVYSCARIFLLVSLPSAASTLATPRCLFVFSNIIVIFLANESKLSESEGESFTDDAIGFRVGAFTPPATTTQENDVAEEEENMSEEQEDGMAILHDDHASLQQRQRDEPEDVDAASSILVAEEPGGEDDVVHLCDAETEEGEAVSSQDEMMMMMMMEEEATEEEDAGLPTDELNRRVEDFIARFNMERQLEARMLVCCC